From Desulfonatronum thioautotrophicum, the proteins below share one genomic window:
- the ngg gene encoding N-acetylglutaminylglutamine synthetase: MGHPRHRPDYRLDRDNLPSLQNWKRANTLPNLKLPNNVILECGWGRLIFAHTFPDQRELVRTVRDESPGRRDIALYLRDPHVVLAMAPQELFLDPSHTYRLWLDRYHPDQIASKRIVIRRVQTREDCRQINIIFTSRGMVVSDEDFLWDHRHSRSIVPLVAEDMATQQVVGTVTAIDHKRAFNDPENGTSLWCLAVAPQCRAPGVGEALVRYVVEYFQARGRSYLDLSVMHDNTQAIALYEKLGFVRVPVFTVKHKNAINEPLFVGEELPGNLNPYAMIIIKEARRRGIAVEVLDEVSGHFQLSFGGRSIVCWESLSELTSAIAFCRCDDKSLTLRLLQRAGLRVPEQTVAATQAANHAFLERHERIVVKPARGEQGRGISVDVREVRELAEAVRQAEAVCDRVVLESFVAGQDLRVIVIDQSVVAAAVRRPAQVVGTGKHTVRELIEKQSRRRAAATGGESRIPLDTETERCVAQNGWTMDALLPVGEVLAVRKTANLHTGGTIHDVTDQLHPVVVRAAEQAARVLNIPVVGFDFLVPDVSGPEYVIIEANERPGLANHEPQPTAERFVDLLFPQTVAR; this comes from the coding sequence ATGGGTCACCCCAGACATCGTCCGGATTATCGCCTGGACCGGGACAATCTGCCTTCCCTGCAAAACTGGAAGCGCGCAAATACGCTTCCGAATCTGAAGCTGCCGAATAACGTCATCCTGGAATGCGGCTGGGGGCGGTTGATTTTTGCCCATACATTCCCCGACCAGCGGGAACTGGTCCGGACAGTCCGGGATGAATCTCCGGGACGCAGGGATATCGCCCTGTATCTGCGCGACCCCCATGTGGTGCTGGCCATGGCGCCCCAGGAACTTTTCCTGGATCCCTCCCATACGTATCGGTTGTGGTTGGACCGTTACCATCCCGATCAGATCGCCAGCAAGCGGATTGTCATCCGCCGGGTGCAGACCCGGGAGGATTGTCGGCAGATCAATATCATCTTCACCAGCAGGGGCATGGTGGTTTCGGACGAGGACTTTCTCTGGGACCACCGCCACTCCCGCTCTATTGTACCCCTGGTGGCCGAGGACATGGCCACCCAGCAGGTGGTGGGCACGGTCACGGCCATTGACCACAAGCGGGCTTTCAATGATCCGGAGAACGGGACCAGCTTGTGGTGTCTGGCCGTGGCCCCCCAGTGCCGGGCACCGGGTGTGGGCGAGGCGCTGGTGCGCTATGTCGTGGAGTATTTCCAGGCCAGGGGGCGGTCCTATCTGGATCTGTCCGTGATGCACGACAATACCCAGGCCATCGCCCTTTACGAGAAATTGGGCTTTGTCCGGGTGCCGGTGTTCACCGTCAAGCACAAAAACGCCATCAACGAACCACTGTTCGTGGGGGAGGAATTGCCCGGCAACCTGAATCCCTACGCCATGATCATTATCAAGGAAGCCCGGCGGCGGGGCATTGCGGTGGAGGTGCTGGACGAGGTCAGCGGGCATTTCCAGTTGTCCTTTGGTGGTCGGAGCATTGTCTGCTGGGAATCCTTGAGCGAATTGACCAGCGCCATTGCCTTCTGCCGCTGCGACGATAAAAGTCTGACGCTTCGCCTGTTGCAGCGGGCCGGGTTACGGGTGCCCGAACAGACCGTGGCCGCTACGCAAGCCGCGAATCACGCATTTCTTGAGCGCCATGAACGGATAGTGGTCAAGCCGGCCCGGGGTGAGCAGGGCCGGGGAATCAGCGTGGATGTCCGTGAAGTCCGGGAACTGGCCGAGGCTGTCCGTCAGGCCGAAGCGGTTTGTGACCGGGTGGTGTTGGAGTCGTTCGTCGCGGGGCAGGATCTGCGGGTTATCGTGATTGATCAGTCCGTTGTCGCTGCCGCGGTCCGCCGTCCGGCCCAGGTAGTGGGCACGGGGAAACATACTGTTCGCGAACTGATAGAAAAGCAAAGTCGGCGGCGAGCCGCGGCCACGGGCGGGGAGAGCCGTATCCCCCTGGACACGGAAACCGAGCGCTGCGTGGCCCAGAATGGATGGACGATGGATGCTCTGCTACCCGTCGGTGAAGTGCTGGCGGTTCGCAAGACAGCCAATCTGCATACCGGGGGGACCATTCACGACGTGACGGATCAGCTCCATCCGGTTGTGGTTCGCGCCGCGGAGCAGGCTGCCCGGGTGCTGAACATTCCGGTGGTTGGATTCGATTTTCTCGTGCCTGACGTCAGCGGACCGGAGTACGTGATCATCGAGGCCAACGAGCGGCCTGGGTTGGCCAACCACGAGCCCCAGCCCACGGCGGAGCGCTTTGTGGACCTGCTGTTTCCCCAGACTGTGGCGCGATGA